A genomic region of Ewingella sp. CoE-038-23 contains the following coding sequences:
- a CDS encoding GNAT family N-acetyltransferase, whose translation MLRESLLSVCGWKECTASDYANIYMLYGGSSNTHPEIIDFINSENRHKLRYFAKQEHGEKVAAIFTNDNMDLCQPPTASSHQHVNFDETIFPAKPSSRFILPFKSKIISDVNKENIINLLPNVFNKRSVCLVKDKFCSKTQKNRRNEIHSFQRSGGEIRSIKDFTPDEICHIYKKLFAMRWGKSFRDDYFNSLKLFSNRFQKMLFGHVLLIDNQPCAIDYIVKTDSPEWLYFDVVNGGLDPKYKHLSLGSILMWLNIQEAKTVAQTAQKAMRVNLGKPTMEYKKRWAHCHTLYRTL comes from the coding sequence ATGCTCAGGGAATCATTATTATCCGTTTGTGGATGGAAAGAATGTACAGCTTCTGATTATGCCAATATCTATATGCTCTATGGTGGCAGTAGTAATACTCATCCAGAGATTATTGATTTCATTAATTCGGAAAACCGCCATAAACTGCGCTATTTTGCTAAACAGGAACACGGCGAGAAGGTCGCTGCCATCTTTACTAACGACAACATGGACCTGTGCCAGCCGCCAACCGCATCATCACACCAGCATGTTAACTTCGATGAGACGATTTTTCCTGCCAAACCGAGTTCGCGGTTTATCTTACCTTTCAAATCGAAAATCATCTCTGACGTTAATAAAGAAAATATTATCAATTTGCTGCCTAACGTTTTTAATAAACGCAGCGTTTGCCTGGTAAAAGATAAATTCTGTTCAAAGACGCAAAAGAACAGAAGAAATGAAATACATAGTTTTCAACGTAGTGGCGGGGAAATTCGCTCCATAAAAGATTTCACACCCGATGAAATCTGTCATATTTATAAGAAACTCTTCGCTATGCGATGGGGGAAAAGCTTTAGAGATGATTATTTTAACTCTCTCAAATTATTTTCAAATAGATTTCAGAAAATGCTTTTTGGGCACGTCCTGCTGATTGATAACCAGCCGTGCGCCATTGATTATATTGTTAAAACCGACTCCCCCGAATGGTTATATTTTGATGTTGTGAATGGCGGGCTGGATCCTAAATACAAACACCTCAGCCTGGGCAGCATACTCATGTGGCTGAATATCCAAGAGGCCAAGACTGTGGCGCAGACTGCGCAAAAAGCGATGCGAGTGAATCTCGGCAAACCCACAATGGAGTACAAAAAGAGATGGGCACATTGCCATACGCTTTATCGAACGTTGTGA
- the dcuR gene encoding two-component system response regulator DcuR, translating into MINVLIVDDDAMVAELNRCYVTQIEGFTCTGVASTLQQAKDLVLNPQHPIDLILLDVYMQQENGLDLLPVLRDAGRPIDVIVISSAADAATIKKSLNYGVVDYLIKPFQFPRFEEALTHWQQKKTLMDHHQYYEQSDVDRLIHGEPQTTSDNKKLPKGLTPQTLRTLCQWIDAHPDTEFSTDELAHSVNISRVSCRKYLIWLADSHILFTSIHYGVTGRPVYRYRLQEDHHALLKQYCQ; encoded by the coding sequence ATGATCAATGTGCTGATAGTCGATGATGATGCCATGGTTGCAGAGCTTAACCGCTGTTATGTGACTCAGATTGAAGGGTTTACCTGCACTGGCGTGGCCTCAACCTTACAACAAGCCAAAGATCTGGTGTTGAATCCTCAACATCCTATCGACCTTATTTTGCTTGATGTCTATATGCAGCAGGAGAACGGGCTGGATTTGCTTCCCGTACTGCGCGATGCCGGTCGGCCAATCGACGTGATTGTGATCTCCTCCGCCGCCGATGCCGCCACCATAAAGAAGTCACTGAACTACGGCGTGGTGGATTACCTGATCAAGCCTTTCCAGTTCCCGCGTTTTGAAGAGGCCCTGACCCACTGGCAGCAGAAGAAAACGCTGATGGATCACCATCAGTATTATGAGCAGTCTGACGTGGATCGCCTGATACACGGCGAGCCGCAGACCACGTCTGACAACAAAAAGCTGCCGAAGGGCTTAACGCCGCAGACCCTGCGCACCCTGTGCCAGTGGATTGACGCCCATCCTGACACCGAGTTCTCCACCGATGAGCTGGCGCACTCGGTGAATATCTCGCGCGTTTCCTGCCGTAAATACCTGATTTGGCTGGCTGACAGCCATATCCTGTTCACCAGCATTCACTACGGGGTGACGGGAAGGCCGGTCTATCGCTATCGGCTGCAAGAAGATCATCACGCCCTGCTAAAACAGTATTGCCAGTAG
- a CDS encoding flavocytochrome c translates to MKNRDRLLSPITLPNGTALKNRLLMAPMTTCTGFYDGSVNSELVEYYRARAGSIGTVIVECCFIDDKGLAFPGAIGIDTDSKVPGLAKIAQAIKEKGSKAVLQIYHGGRMTEPKLIGGQSPVAPSALAAPREGAATPIALTTEEVDGMIAKFGEGVRRAIEAGFDGVEIHGANTYLIQQFFSPNSNQRTDQWGGSRENRAKFPLAVLEITHQMAQQYADPSFIIGYRFSPEEIEEPGIRFADTMYLLEKLAARGVDYLHFSVGYTLRPSIVDSQDPTPLIDKYVAMRSETLAKVPVMGVGGVVNMEDAELALEHGYDMVAVGKACIAYPDWADRITQDKKLELFIDSTQREALTIPQPLWRFSLVDAMIRDMSMTSKKFKAGVFNEKVQDDTHQLAINVSLETDRIADIELDADAELDVAFTTSFEIIRSRILDANSPHVDAVTGATTQSEAVKKAVSKAIAKSCKAQLLEEGGSPSAPQSYDVVVVGSGGAGLAAAIQACDEGAKVLVVEKMSTIGGNTIKASVGMNAAETRFQKLKGIEDSKELFYQESLKGGQFKNNQVLLREFVERAPQAVEWLAEHDIELSDITITGGMSIDRTHRPADRSAVGGFLISGLVKNLNKRNIDVMLDTSVTQIRYEQGAVQGVELLNDENEVLTINAKSVIVATGGFSANRDMVVKYRPELDGFVTTNHKGATGGGIAILQNIGADTVDMGEIQIHPTVEQTTSYLISEAIRGGGAILVNQAGKRFFNEMETRDKVSEQIIAQPEKYAYVVFDEQVRLNNKAADEYIARGFVISAESPRELANKLEMDFHAFLATLETYNVAVDKQHDAEFGRTTAMRHPINQGPFYAIRIAPGVHHTMGGVTINTETCVLDSQQQALNGAFAAGEVVGGIHGGNRIGGNAVADIIIFGILAGRNAARFSMK, encoded by the coding sequence ATGAAAAATCGCGATCGGTTATTGAGTCCTATTACTCTGCCAAACGGCACCGCGTTGAAAAACCGTTTGCTGATGGCACCGATGACCACCTGCACCGGCTTTTACGACGGCTCAGTCAACAGCGAGCTGGTGGAATACTACCGCGCCCGTGCTGGTAGCATCGGCACGGTTATCGTCGAGTGCTGCTTTATCGACGACAAAGGTCTGGCCTTCCCCGGCGCCATTGGTATCGACACCGACAGCAAAGTGCCGGGGCTGGCTAAAATTGCGCAAGCAATCAAAGAGAAAGGTTCAAAAGCCGTATTGCAGATTTATCACGGCGGCCGCATGACCGAGCCAAAACTGATTGGCGGCCAGTCTCCGGTCGCGCCGAGCGCGCTGGCCGCGCCGCGTGAAGGTGCCGCCACCCCCATCGCGCTGACCACGGAAGAAGTGGACGGCATGATTGCTAAGTTTGGCGAAGGCGTGCGTCGCGCCATTGAAGCCGGATTCGACGGCGTGGAGATCCACGGCGCCAACACCTACCTGATTCAGCAGTTCTTCTCACCAAACTCCAACCAGCGCACCGACCAATGGGGCGGCAGCCGCGAAAACCGCGCCAAATTCCCGCTAGCGGTGCTGGAAATCACCCACCAGATGGCGCAGCAATACGCCGATCCTTCTTTCATTATCGGCTACCGCTTCTCACCAGAAGAGATTGAAGAGCCGGGCATTCGCTTCGCTGACACCATGTACCTGCTGGAAAAGTTGGCGGCGCGCGGTGTGGATTACCTGCACTTCTCCGTCGGCTATACCCTACGTCCTTCGATTGTTGATAGCCAAGATCCAACGCCGCTGATCGACAAATATGTCGCGATGCGCTCTGAGACGCTGGCTAAAGTGCCGGTGATGGGCGTCGGTGGCGTGGTGAATATGGAAGATGCCGAGCTGGCGCTGGAGCACGGTTATGACATGGTGGCGGTCGGCAAAGCCTGCATCGCTTATCCAGATTGGGCGGATCGCATCACCCAAGATAAGAAACTCGAGCTATTTATCGACAGCACCCAGCGCGAAGCTTTGACCATCCCGCAGCCGCTGTGGCGCTTCTCGCTGGTCGACGCGATGATCCGCGACATGAGCATGACGTCGAAAAAATTCAAAGCCGGCGTCTTTAATGAAAAAGTGCAGGACGATACCCATCAGCTGGCCATTAACGTCAGTCTGGAAACTGACCGCATTGCTGACATCGAGCTGGATGCCGATGCCGAGCTAGACGTGGCCTTCACCACCAGCTTCGAAATCATCCGCAGCCGCATTCTGGATGCTAACAGCCCGCACGTGGACGCCGTCACCGGCGCGACCACGCAAAGCGAAGCCGTGAAGAAAGCCGTTTCAAAAGCTATTGCTAAATCCTGCAAAGCCCAGCTGCTGGAAGAGGGCGGCAGCCCGTCAGCGCCGCAAAGCTATGACGTGGTGGTGGTCGGCAGCGGCGGTGCGGGTTTGGCCGCGGCGATCCAAGCCTGTGATGAAGGGGCGAAAGTGCTGGTGGTGGAGAAAATGTCCACCATCGGCGGCAACACCATCAAAGCCTCTGTCGGCATGAACGCGGCGGAAACGCGTTTCCAGAAACTCAAAGGCATTGAAGACAGCAAAGAGCTGTTCTACCAAGAGAGCCTGAAAGGCGGCCAGTTCAAGAACAATCAGGTCTTGCTGAGAGAGTTCGTCGAGCGCGCGCCGCAGGCCGTGGAGTGGCTAGCCGAACACGACATCGAGCTGAGTGATATCACCATCACCGGCGGGATGAGCATCGACCGTACTCATCGCCCGGCGGATCGCAGCGCGGTGGGTGGCTTCCTGATTAGCGGCCTGGTGAAGAACCTCAACAAACGCAATATCGACGTGATGCTCGATACCTCGGTGACTCAGATTCGTTATGAGCAGGGCGCAGTGCAGGGCGTAGAGCTGTTAAACGATGAAAACGAAGTGCTGACCATCAATGCTAAAAGCGTGATTGTGGCCACTGGTGGCTTCAGCGCCAACCGCGACATGGTGGTGAAATATCGCCCTGAGTTGGACGGCTTCGTCACCACCAACCATAAAGGCGCAACCGGCGGCGGTATCGCGATTTTGCAGAACATCGGCGCAGATACTGTGGATATGGGCGAAATTCAAATCCACCCAACGGTTGAGCAAACCACCTCTTACCTGATTTCAGAAGCCATTCGCGGCGGCGGGGCGATTCTGGTCAATCAGGCCGGTAAACGCTTCTTTAATGAGATGGAAACCCGCGACAAAGTCTCGGAGCAAATCATTGCCCAGCCGGAAAAATATGCTTACGTGGTATTTGATGAGCAAGTTCGACTGAACAACAAGGCTGCCGATGAGTATATCGCGCGCGGTTTTGTGATTAGCGCCGAGTCTCCGCGCGAGCTGGCTAACAAGCTGGAGATGGATTTCCACGCCTTCCTCGCCACCCTCGAGACTTACAATGTCGCAGTGGATAAGCAGCACGACGCCGAATTCGGCCGCACCACGGCGATGCGCCACCCAATCAATCAGGGGCCGTTCTACGCCATCCGCATCGCGCCGGGGGTTCACCACACCATGGGCGGCGTGACCATTAACACCGAAACCTGCGTGCTGGACAGCCAGCAGCAGGCGCTGAACGGCGCTTTCGCAGCCGGTGAAGTGGTCGGAGGCATCCACGGCGGCAACCGAATTGGCGGTAATGCCGTTGCGGATATCATCATCTTCGGTATTCTTGCAGGACGCAACGCCGCTCGCTTCTCGATGAAATAA
- a CDS encoding FAD:protein FMN transferase produces the protein MTPDDRIYAYSAVLMGSPILLKLFEHNESLASRVFRLIKQQENIFTVNRPHSEVMTINHAAGSHPVVVSPPVYELIKRAKAVSLLEDSLFNFTIGPVVKRWKIGFSGHSVPAASDLQSLLALTNPHDVVLDDTARSVFLQYAGMEIDLGAIAKGYIADVVRDFLLSEQVPHGLINLGGNVQTLGASGEQGWGIGLKKPFAAEDALLGVIHVSNKSVVTSGIYERYFELDGRRYHHILDPKTGYPLDNELQSVTVISEDSIDGDIYTTLLYGMGVEKSLEYLQDLAHIEAIFVTKQRQIVCSSQRQFGFTLLDNSYQLLR, from the coding sequence ATGACGCCAGACGATCGAATTTATGCTTACTCCGCCGTGCTGATGGGTTCCCCCATTCTGCTCAAGCTGTTTGAACATAATGAGAGTCTGGCGTCACGCGTTTTCCGGCTGATCAAACAGCAAGAGAACATCTTCACGGTCAATCGCCCGCACTCTGAAGTGATGACGATAAACCACGCGGCGGGCAGCCACCCGGTGGTGGTTAGCCCGCCGGTTTACGAGCTGATAAAACGCGCCAAGGCCGTGAGTTTGCTCGAAGACAGCCTGTTCAACTTCACTATCGGCCCTGTGGTAAAACGCTGGAAAATTGGCTTTAGCGGCCACAGCGTGCCCGCCGCCAGCGACCTGCAAAGCCTGCTCGCCCTGACCAATCCCCATGACGTGGTGCTCGATGACACCGCGCGCTCCGTCTTCCTGCAATACGCCGGAATGGAGATCGACTTAGGCGCGATAGCCAAAGGTTATATTGCCGACGTGGTGAGGGATTTCCTGCTGTCCGAGCAGGTGCCGCACGGGCTGATTAACCTCGGCGGCAATGTCCAGACGCTGGGCGCCAGTGGGGAACAGGGGTGGGGGATTGGGCTGAAAAAGCCGTTTGCCGCCGAAGATGCGCTGCTAGGCGTGATCCACGTCAGCAACAAATCGGTGGTTACGTCGGGTATCTACGAGCGTTATTTTGAGCTGGACGGCCGCCGCTATCATCATATTCTCGACCCGAAAACCGGGTATCCGCTGGATAACGAGTTACAGAGCGTGACGGTGATTTCTGAGGATTCCATCGACGGCGATATCTACACCACGCTGCTGTATGGCATGGGGGTAGAAAAAAGCCTCGAGTATCTGCAAGACCTTGCACATATCGAGGCGATTTTTGTCACTAAACAGCGGCAGATTGTCTGCTCATCACAGCGCCAGTTTGGCTTCACGCTGCTGGATAATAGCTACCAGCTGCTGCGCTAA
- the fumA gene encoding class I fumarate hydratase FumA — MSNKTFHYQDPFPLAKEDTEYYLLTRDHVSVSQFDGEEVLKVAPEGLTLLAQQAFHDASFMLRPAHQKQVAAILDDPEASENDRYVALQFLRNSEIAAKGVLPTCQDTGTAIIMGKKGQRVWTGGGDEAALSKGVYNTFIEDNLRYSQNAPLDMYKEVNTGTNLPAQIDLYSVDGDEYKFLCVAKGGGSANKTYLYQETKALITPAKLKDYLVDKMRTLGTAACPPYHIAFVIGGTSAEATLKTVKLASTHYYDGLPTEGNEHGQAFRDVQLEKELLVEANNLGLGAQFGGKYFAHDIRVVRLPRHGASCPVGMGVSCSADRNIKAKINRDGIWIEKLEDNPGKYIPEALRQQGETGVVEVDLNRPMKEILAQLSEYPVSTRLSLSGTIIVGRDIAHAKLKERLDNGEGLPQYVKDHPIYYAGPAKTPEGYASGSLGPTTAGRMDSYVDLLQSNGGSMIMLAKGNRSQQVTDACHKHGGFYLGSIGGPAAVLAQQSIKSLECVEYPELGMEAIWKIEVENFPAFILVDDKGNDFFEQIRINQCAKCVVK; from the coding sequence ATGTCGAATAAAACTTTCCATTATCAAGATCCATTCCCTCTCGCCAAAGAGGACACCGAATATTATCTGTTAACCCGTGACCACGTTTCCGTTAGCCAGTTTGATGGCGAAGAAGTGCTGAAAGTCGCGCCAGAAGGTCTGACTTTGCTGGCACAGCAAGCCTTCCACGACGCCTCTTTCATGCTGCGCCCGGCTCACCAGAAACAAGTGGCGGCCATTCTTGATGACCCGGAAGCCAGCGAGAACGACCGTTACGTCGCGCTGCAATTCCTCAGAAACTCCGAAATCGCCGCCAAAGGCGTGTTGCCAACCTGTCAGGACACCGGCACGGCGATCATCATGGGTAAAAAAGGTCAACGCGTCTGGACCGGCGGTGGCGACGAAGCCGCGCTTTCCAAAGGCGTGTACAACACCTTTATCGAAGATAACCTGCGCTACTCGCAAAACGCCCCGCTGGATATGTATAAAGAGGTGAACACTGGCACCAACCTGCCAGCGCAGATCGACCTCTACAGCGTAGATGGCGACGAATACAAATTCCTCTGCGTCGCCAAAGGCGGCGGCTCGGCGAACAAAACCTATCTGTATCAAGAAACTAAGGCGCTGATCACTCCGGCCAAGCTGAAAGATTATCTGGTCGATAAAATGCGTACTTTGGGAACGGCTGCCTGCCCGCCGTACCATATCGCCTTCGTGATTGGCGGGACGTCAGCAGAAGCCACGCTGAAAACCGTTAAACTGGCCTCTACCCACTATTACGACGGTCTACCGACCGAAGGTAATGAGCACGGTCAGGCGTTCCGCGACGTACAGCTGGAAAAAGAGCTGCTGGTGGAAGCCAATAATCTCGGCCTCGGCGCACAGTTCGGCGGCAAATACTTCGCGCACGATATCCGCGTGGTTCGTCTGCCACGCCACGGCGCATCTTGCCCAGTCGGCATGGGCGTTTCCTGCTCCGCCGACCGTAACATCAAAGCTAAAATCAACCGTGACGGTATCTGGATTGAGAAACTGGAAGACAATCCGGGCAAATACATCCCTGAAGCCTTGCGCCAGCAGGGTGAAACCGGTGTGGTTGAAGTTGACCTGAACCGTCCGATGAAAGAGATCCTCGCGCAGTTGTCTGAGTATCCGGTCTCAACTCGCCTCTCTCTGAGCGGCACCATCATCGTTGGCCGCGACATTGCGCACGCCAAGCTGAAAGAGCGTCTGGATAACGGCGAAGGCCTGCCACAGTATGTTAAGGATCACCCGATTTACTACGCGGGTCCGGCCAAAACCCCTGAAGGTTATGCTTCCGGCTCCCTCGGCCCAACCACCGCAGGCCGCATGGACTCCTACGTGGACCTGCTGCAATCCAACGGCGGTAGCATGATCATGCTGGCGAAAGGCAACCGTAGCCAGCAAGTGACCGACGCCTGCCACAAGCACGGTGGTTTCTACCTCGGCAGCATCGGCGGCCCGGCGGCAGTGCTGGCTCAGCAAAGCATTAAGAGCCTCGAATGCGTCGAGTACCCTGAACTTGGGATGGAAGCTATCTGGAAAATCGAAGTGGAAAACTTCCCGGCGTTCATTCTGGTGGATGACAAAGGTAACGACTTCTTCGAGCAAATCCGCATCAACCAGTGCGCCAAGTGCGTTGTGAAATAA
- a CDS encoding anion permease produces the protein MTDISKTMVTPPVSKVSGGKKNRLMMMLMPILVTVILLFIPVPEGLQPHAWHFFAVFVGVIVGLIFEPLPGAVIGLTGVVVIALFSQWLLFSPAELADPKFKMAAQSFKWAVSGFGNSTVWLIFGAFMFAAGYDKTQFGRRLALILVKYLGRRSLTLGYAIAFADLLLAPFTPSNTARSGGTIYPIIANLPPLYGSKPNDPSARKIGSYLMWVAITAACITSSMFLSALAPNLLALGIVNSITGINISWGMWFFAFLPVGLLLLLTMPLLAYWLYPPEVKVNDEVPRWATAELAKLGKMSRHEILLLVFVCCALMMWIFAASFIEPAMAALLVVVLMLWTGVLNWNDITSNKPAWNTFAWFATLVALADGLSRTGFISWLGKEGALLMGGISPGTATIVLLLAFYLLHYLFASTTAHTTALLPAMLTIGAAIPGINLQVFCLLMVTSLGVMGIITPYGTGPSPIYYGSGYLPTKDYWRLGTIFGALFLAALLFIGYPWMAMLF, from the coding sequence ATGACTGATATCTCTAAAACGATGGTGACACCTCCGGTTAGCAAAGTTTCAGGCGGTAAAAAAAACCGCCTGATGATGATGCTTATGCCCATTCTGGTAACCGTAATTCTGTTGTTTATCCCAGTCCCTGAAGGCTTGCAGCCTCACGCATGGCACTTCTTCGCCGTGTTCGTCGGTGTCATTGTCGGTCTGATTTTTGAGCCTCTGCCTGGCGCGGTGATTGGCCTGACCGGCGTGGTGGTGATTGCGCTGTTCAGCCAGTGGCTGCTGTTTAGCCCGGCTGAGCTGGCTGACCCGAAATTCAAAATGGCGGCGCAGTCCTTTAAATGGGCAGTGAGCGGCTTCGGCAACTCCACCGTGTGGCTTATCTTCGGCGCATTCATGTTTGCCGCGGGCTACGATAAAACCCAGTTCGGTCGCCGTCTGGCACTGATTCTGGTGAAATATCTTGGCCGCCGCAGCCTGACGCTAGGTTACGCCATCGCCTTCGCGGATCTGCTTCTGGCGCCTTTCACTCCGTCAAACACGGCGCGCAGCGGCGGGACTATTTACCCAATCATTGCTAACTTACCGCCGCTGTACGGTTCAAAACCGAATGACCCAAGTGCGCGTAAAATCGGCTCTTATCTGATGTGGGTCGCTATCACCGCAGCCTGTATCACCAGCTCCATGTTCCTCTCCGCGCTGGCACCTAACTTGCTGGCACTGGGCATCGTTAACAGCATCACCGGCATCAATATCTCTTGGGGAATGTGGTTCTTCGCCTTCCTGCCAGTGGGTCTGTTGTTACTGCTGACCATGCCGCTGCTGGCTTACTGGCTCTACCCGCCGGAAGTCAAAGTGAATGATGAAGTGCCGCGCTGGGCCACCGCCGAGCTGGCCAAACTGGGCAAAATGTCCCGTCATGAAATCCTGCTGCTGGTCTTTGTATGCTGCGCCCTGATGATGTGGATTTTCGCCGCCAGCTTCATTGAACCTGCGATGGCTGCCCTGTTGGTAGTGGTGCTGATGCTGTGGACCGGCGTATTGAACTGGAACGACATCACCAGCAACAAACCGGCGTGGAACACCTTCGCGTGGTTCGCCACATTGGTGGCTCTGGCCGACGGCTTATCTCGCACCGGCTTCATCTCTTGGTTAGGTAAAGAAGGCGCGCTGCTGATGGGCGGCATCTCTCCGGGAACAGCGACCATCGTGCTGCTGCTGGCGTTCTACCTGCTGCACTACCTGTTTGCCAGCACCACCGCGCACACCACGGCGCTGCTGCCTGCGATGCTGACCATCGGTGCCGCTATCCCAGGCATCAATCTGCAAGTCTTCTGCCTGCTGATGGTGACGTCTCTGGGTGTGATGGGGATCATCACTCCATACGGTACTGGCCCAAGCCCGATTTACTACGGCAGCGGTTATCTGCCAACCAAAGACTACTGGCGCCTAGGCACCATCTTCGGCGCACTGTTCTTAGCCGCCCTGCTGTTTATCGGCTACCCTTGGATGGCCATGCTGTTCTAA
- the lysS gene encoding lysine--tRNA ligase: MSEQQPSAEQQSKAQGAEQVPDLNNELKARREKLAALRETGIAFPNDFRRDSISDEIHAKYDSKENEELEDLGVEVTVAGRMMTRRIMGKASFVTLQDVGGRIQLYVARDDLAEGIYNEQFKKWDLGDILGARGKLFKTKTGELSIHCSELRLLTKALRPLPDKFHGLADQETRYRQRYLDLIANDESRKTFKVRSQIMAAIRTFMVNQGFMEVETPMMQVIPGGAAARPFITHHNALDIDMYLRIAPELYLKRLVVGGFDRVFEINRNFRNEGVSPRHNPEFTMMELYMAYADYKDLIILTESLFRTLAEQVNDGNPQIVYGDQTFDFGKPFAKLTMKEAICKYRPETNVADLDDMAKATAIAESIGIKIEKNWGLGRIVTEIFEETAEAQLIQPTFITEYPAEVSPLARRNDENPEVTDRFEFFIGGREIGNGFSELNDAEDQAQRFADQVAAKDAGDDEAMFYDEDYVTALEHGLPPTAGLGIGIDRMVMLFTNSHTIRDVILFPALRPTK; encoded by the coding sequence ATGTCTGAGCAACAACCGTCCGCTGAACAGCAATCAAAAGCGCAGGGCGCTGAGCAAGTACCAGATCTGAACAACGAGCTGAAGGCGCGTCGTGAGAAGCTGGCTGCACTGCGTGAAACCGGCATCGCTTTCCCTAACGACTTCCGTCGTGACAGCATTTCTGACGAAATTCACGCCAAATACGACAGCAAAGAGAACGAAGAGCTGGAAGATTTAGGCGTTGAAGTAACCGTCGCTGGCCGCATGATGACGCGTCGTATTATGGGTAAAGCCTCTTTCGTTACCTTGCAGGACGTGGGCGGTCGTATTCAGCTTTACGTTGCTCGTGATGATCTGGCCGAAGGCATTTACAACGAACAATTCAAGAAGTGGGACTTGGGCGATATTCTGGGTGCTCGCGGTAAGTTGTTCAAAACGAAGACCGGTGAGTTGTCTATCCACTGTTCTGAACTGCGTCTGCTGACCAAGGCGCTGCGTCCGCTGCCGGACAAGTTCCACGGTCTGGCGGATCAGGAAACGCGTTACCGTCAGCGTTACCTCGACCTGATTGCTAATGACGAATCGCGCAAAACCTTCAAAGTGCGTTCACAAATCATGGCTGCGATCCGTACCTTTATGGTCAATCAGGGCTTTATGGAAGTAGAAACGCCTATGATGCAAGTGATCCCTGGCGGCGCTGCGGCTCGTCCGTTCATCACTCACCATAACGCGCTTGATATCGACATGTACCTGCGTATCGCGCCGGAACTGTACCTGAAGCGTTTAGTGGTTGGCGGCTTTGATCGCGTATTTGAGATCAACCGTAACTTCCGTAACGAAGGCGTTTCTCCGCGTCATAACCCAGAGTTCACTATGATGGAACTCTATATGGCGTACGCGGATTACAAAGACCTGATCATCCTGACCGAGAGCCTGTTCCGTACGCTGGCTGAGCAAGTCAATGACGGCAATCCGCAGATCGTTTATGGCGACCAGACCTTCGACTTCGGCAAGCCTTTTGCCAAGCTGACGATGAAAGAAGCCATCTGCAAATACCGTCCTGAAACCAACGTGGCTGATCTCGACGATATGGCGAAAGCCACGGCGATCGCGGAGTCCATCGGTATCAAGATTGAGAAGAACTGGGGCCTTGGTCGCATCGTGACTGAGATCTTCGAAGAGACCGCTGAAGCGCAGCTTATCCAGCCGACCTTCATCACCGAATACCCAGCAGAGGTTTCTCCGCTGGCGCGCCGTAACGACGAGAACCCAGAAGTGACAGATCGCTTCGAGTTCTTCATCGGCGGTCGTGAAATCGGTAACGGCTTCTCCGAGCTGAACGATGCAGAAGATCAGGCACAGCGTTTCGCCGATCAGGTTGCAGCGAAAGACGCAGGCGACGACGAAGCGATGTTTTACGACGAAGACTACGTCACCGCGCTGGAGCACGGTCTACCGCCGACGGCTGGTTTGGGTATCGGTATCGACCGTATGGTTATGCTGTTCACCAACAGCCATACCATCCGCGACGTTATTCTGTTCCCGGCGCTGCGCCCAACGAAATAA